The Pocillopora verrucosa isolate sample1 chromosome 14, ASM3666991v2, whole genome shotgun sequence genome has a segment encoding these proteins:
- the LOC136277967 gene encoding uncharacterized protein, with protein MDHYMTKITFCLLFWMIPLDGVSAGRTLTMMVNISDDNQQADYIYLGKGSPSIRIIKLLKGENGGGTCYHEIPRCKENYGHRHSEEKTPNITVRDVIKSVEGSYRLYPYCLGSNHHCTTDQPLKSFMLFAEVLGRHGTVRLVRGMVTHELREI; from the exons ATGGACCACTATATGACCAAGATCACGTTTTGCCTTCTATTTTGGATGATACCTTTAGACGGAG tttctgCAGGCAGAACACTGACGATGATGGTCAACATATCAGATGACAATCAACAGGCTGATTACATATACCTTGGTAAAGGCTCTCCTTCAATCCGCATTATCAAGCTCCTAAAAGGAGAAAATGGTGGTGGAACTTGTTACCATGAGATCCCTCGCTGCAAAGAAAATTATGGTCATAGACATTCCGAAGAAAAAACTCCTAATATCACAGTAAGAGATGTAATCAAGTCAGTGGAGGGCAGTTACAGGTTATATCCTTACTGCTTAGGATCTAACCACCATTGTACTACAGACCAACCTTTGAAGAGTTTCATGCTGTTTGCTGAAG tgttgggacgacatggtacagtacGActtgtgcgaggaatggttacacatgagctgcgagAGATTTAA
- the LOC136278068 gene encoding uncharacterized protein, with protein sequence MTLVEVHRCAERVIPKIFSGPSDPLIARSNWTLGVLPSETWNSSIFEVVFGIWKDPGFLKTKLLVIDRHGEVLIRPNYEKKISCDFNMSKLQVAFTLHGLTMKDENHYCLQVELGLHQPLLTDPVMLLLEDSPKITSPKQENFSVNVGDSLRINSQAKGLPTPTITWTKQGRIVGNDTLVLNGVTPNDSGVYLCSAHNQAGEDHKEIVVTVLEHNYGSQKLTVLHMPTQTSHDRGSPMWLFPVVIGVSVFLIAAVVAFRLRGHRCRRNLAYEQDIDEKASGEHFTTAKI encoded by the exons ATGACATTGGTCGAGgtgcac CGTTGTGCCGAGAGAGTTATCCCCAAAATTTTTTCTGGACCAAGTGATCCCCTGATTGCTCGTAGCAATTGGACGCTTGGGGTGCTTCCCTCAGAGACGTGGAATAGTAGCATATTTGAAGTGGTGTTTGGAATCTGGAAAGATCCAGGattcctgaaaacaaaactcttgGTCATCGATAGACACGGTGAAGTACTGATAAGACCAAACTACGAAAAGAAAATTAGCTGCGACTTTAACATGTCCAAGCTTCAAGTTGCATTCACACTCCATGGTCTAACCATGAAGGATGAGAATCACTATTGTCTTCAGGTTGAGCTTGGCCTTCATCAGCCTCTTTTGACGGATCCTGTGATGCTTCTTCTTGAGG ATTCTCCTAAGATAACCAGTCCCAAACAGGAAAACTTTTCCGTAAACGTTGGAGACAGCTTGCGAATAAACAGCCAAGCAAAGGGTCTTCCTACACCAACCATAACATGGACGAAACAGGGGAGAATTGTTGGTAATGATACATTGGTTCTCAATGGAGTAACGCCAAACGACAGCGGAGTCTACTTGTGCAGCGCTCACAACCAGGCTGGTGAAGATCATAAGGAGATTGTGGTTACGGTTTTGGAGCATAATTATGGATCACAAAAGCTAACAG TTCTTCATATGCCAACACAAACATCACACGATAGAGGAAGTCCTATGTGGTTATTTCCAGTAGTCATAGGTGTGTCAGTTTTTTTAATAGCTGCAGTAGTTGCCTTTCGCTTGCGTGGGCACCGCTGCAGAAGGAACCTCGCTTATGAGCAGGATATTGATGAAAAAGCATCAGGGGAGCACTTCACAACTGCCAAGATCTAG
- the LOC131782811 gene encoding uncharacterized protein isoform X1 has protein sequence MIFWSKLVLLASMLIISKKMESSGKQSQKLTLKPDDPTIVYKGDNVTLEWRYYYPSTGFKLIEVFFGIWTNPVSAASSKLIVVNSSGFVQFRKEYKARLSWKGNMTSSLAVFVLHNVRPEDGNKYYGIHVEFDLHYPLIDTLKLQVKETSKKQRFTLKPSNPTIVYKGQNVFLEWRYHHPRHMKLVEVFFGIWTNPVSAADKSLVAVNSSGAVEVREEYKSRLSWKVNVTSSVAVFVLHNVRPEDGNKYYGIHVEFDLHYPLIDTLKLQVETKHIPLIKFVTSPPPLRIGQSVSLNCVANKSMAPVKVAWYREQKVLESGISEVVVTRNITSEDFGEYTCIAENHEGEDRKSVYLRVAESEPTYGITTKIDQTAFHTHSEIEGSVKPSVFVVEGTFSRKTEGSIDGSLVAFIIALSVVIIFTGFGCFLRIKCKPMKENPERHQDRRRITAYSFTPEMDLSSEAAQGTVEERTSVLPAETHFGIEDTSFMAEQRETSIRNTESIYKKPRASQCLLLATFKPEMNPTALETKPYELPTGPKTCNSSEECERSDSSTARTCLSEHNLQPSAGFENTGSGRFSHGETQMVCSTRPRPKPRKKFNRKAPGTLPVECLRSNPLCDEAGVEHCARAKVSDQIDTDGSTPQTFREKTSYQNASLPKALCKNAAYQNSSQLLTAVQVESPYTLVFSNKKWEVPSDHLSLIERIGGGTFGEVWKGRGLDVCGTQGWSFVAVKMLKENFSKSDLTDLLSELDLLKKLKPHPNVIQLLGCLTKDVIRCEGRRTFKPPLVILEFVPHGDLLGFLKRSRGETDDYYDLKRKEIPRKISIQQLYKFASDIARGMEFISAHQLIHRDLAARNVLVGEGLRCKITDFGMARDLGRGEIYVRRSNGVVPVKWMAVESLTKQVFTIKSDVWSYGIVLYEIFTLGGNPYEGMSGEEVFQYVANGHRLRRTSKVSPELYDLMLQCWQEDPFRRPTFGAIASWTETLA, from the exons ATGATATTTTGGtcaaaacttgttttgttaGCCTCCATGTTAATCATATCGAAAAAGATGGAGAGTTCAG GGAAACAGTCACAAAAATTGACATTAAAACCTGATGACCCCACGATCGTCTACAAAGGCGATAATGTTACTCTTGAGTGGCGCTATTACTATCCAAGTACAGGTTTTAAACTCATTGAGGTTTTCTTTGGTATTTGGACGAATCCTGTTTCAGCGGCAAGCTCAAAACTTATTGTCGTCAATAGCAGTGGCTTTGTTCAGTTCAGAAAGGAGTACAAGGCACGATTAAGTTGGAAAGGAAACATGACGTCTTCATTGGCTGTGTTTGTTCTTCACAATGTGCGGCCTGAAGATGGGAACAAGTATTACGGGATACATGTGGAGTTTGACTTACACTATCCACTCATCGATACACTAAAGCTTCAAGTGAAGGAAACAA GTAAAAAACAGAGATTTACTTTGAAACCCAGCAACCCAACAATAGTCTACAAGGGCCAGAATGTTTTTCTAGAATGGCGCTATCATCATCCGAGGCATATGAAGCttgttgaagttttttttggaatttggaCGAATCCTGTTTCAGCGGCCGACAAGAGTCTCGTTGCCGTCAACAGTAGTGGCGCTGTTGAAGTGAGAGAGGAGTATAAGTCACGATTAAGTTGGAAAGTGAACGTAACCTCTTCGGTGGCTGTGTTTGTTCTACACAATGTGCGACCTGAGGATGGGAACAAGTATTATGGGATACATGTGGAGTTTGACTTACACTATCCACTCATCGATACATTGAAGCTTCAGGTGGAAACAAAAC ATATTCCATTAATCAAGTTTGTCACATCTCCACCCCCGCTCAGGATAGGACAGTCTGTAAGCCTTAATTGTGTGGCAAACAAAAGTATGGCTCCTGTTAAAGTCGCGTGGTATAGGGaacaaaaagttttggaaagtgGCATTTCTGAGGTGGTAGTCACCCGCAACATCACATCCGAGGACTTTGGCGAGTATACATGTATCGCTGAAAACCACGAAGGAGAAGATAGAAAGAGTGTTTACCTTAGAG TAGCAGAAAGTGAACCAACATATGGAATCACAACAAAAATTGATCAGACGGCCTTCCACACTCACTCAG AGATTGAAGGATCAGTAAAACCATCTGTCTTTGTTGTGGAAGGGACATTCTCACGGAAAACAGAAGGGTCGATCGATGGATCCTTGGTCGCTTTTATAATAGCACTCAGTGTCGTAATCATCTTTACTGGATTTGGTTGTTTCTTGCGAATAAAATGCAAGCCCATGAAGGAAAATCCTGAGA GACACCAAGACAGGAGAAG AATAACAGCTTATTCATTTACACCAGAAATGGATCTCTCGTCTGAAGCG GCCCAAGGTACTGTCGAAGAAAGAACTTCCGTTTTACCAGCAGAAACACATTTTGGTATAGAAGATACTTCGTTCATGGCAGAACAACGAGAGACATCGATACGAAACACAGAAAGCATCTACAAGAAGCCAAGAGCATCGCAATGTTTGTTGTTGGCAACATTTAAACCTGAAATGAACCCTACAGCTCTTGAAACTAAACCATACGAGTTACCAACAGGGCCTAAAACATGTAATTCTTCCGAGGAATGTGAAAGGAGTGATAGCTCAACTGCAAGAACTTGTCTTTCTGAACATAACCTTCAACCTTCAGCCGGTTTTGAAAACACAGGGAGTGGCAGATTCAGCCACGGAGAGACCCAGATGGTGTGCTCAACACGCCCCCGGCCTAAgccaaggaaaaaattcaatagAAAAGCACCAGGAACATTACCTGTGGAATGTCTGCGAAGCAACCCTTTGTGTGATGAAGCAGGAGTTGAACACTGCGCACGCGCCAAAGTATCAGATCAAATAGATACTGACGGCTCCACTCCTCAAACTTTCCGCGAAAAAACGTCCTATCAAAATGCAAGCTTGCCAAAAGCCCTTTGCAAGAACGCAGCATATCAAAATTCATCTCAGCTGCTAACAGCAGTTCAGGTGGAGTCACCATATACCCTCGTGTTCAGCAACAAAAAATGGGAAGTTCCAAGTGATCATTTGTCACTGATTGAGCGAATTGGCGGTGGCACATTTGGTGAAGTGTGGAAGGGTAGAGGACTGGATGTTTGTGGTACTCAAGGCTGGTCTTTTGTCGCTGTTAAAATGTTGAAGG AAAACTTCTCAAAATCAGACCTAACGGATTTGTTGTCTGAGCTGGACTTGCTGAAGAAACTGAAACCTCATCCTAACGTGATTCAACTTTTGGGCTGTTTAACCAAGGATGTTATTCGATGTGAAGGAAGGCGCACGTTCA AACCACCCCTTGTTATTCTGGAGTTTGTCCCTCACGGAGATCTTCTTGggtttttgaaaagaagtaGAGGGGAGACAGATGATTATTATgatttgaaaaggaaagaaattccaagaaaaatatccatacaacaACTTTATAAATTCGCGTCTGATATCGCGCGAGGAATGGAATTCATTTCAGCTCATCAG CTCATTCACCGAGACTTAGCAGCGAGAAACGTTTTAGTTGGAGAGGGTCTACGCTGTAAAATTACTGATTTTGGAATGGCGAGAGACCTGGGAAGAGGTGAAATATATGTCAGGAGGTCTAAT GGAGTTGTGCCGGTAAAGTGGATGGCAGTCGAGTCCTTGACAAAACAAGTTTTTACCATAAAAAGTGACGT GTGGAGTTACGGTATTGTTCTGTACGAGATTTTTACCCTCG GTGGAAACCCTTATGAGGGAATGTCGGGAGAAGAAGTCTTCCAGTACGTTGCAAATGGTCACAGGTTACGAAGGACCTCAAAAGTCAGCCCAGAATT ATATGACCTGATGCTGCAATGTTGGCAGGAGGACCCTTTCAGGCGTCCAACATTTGGCGCGATCGCATCTTGGACCGAAACTCTTGCTTAA
- the LOC131782811 gene encoding uncharacterized protein isoform X2 produces MIFWSKLVLLASMLIISKKMESSGKQSQKLTLKPDDPTIVYKGDNVTLEWRYYYPSTGFKLIEVFFGIWTNPVSAASSKLIVVNSSGFVQFRKEYKARLSWKGNMTSSLAVFVLHNVRPEDGNKYYGIHVEFDLHYPLIDTLKLQVKETSKKQRFTLKPSNPTIVYKGQNVFLEWRYHHPRHMKLVEVFFGIWTNPVSAADKSLVAVNSSGAVEVREEYKSRLSWKVNVTSSVAVFVLHNVRPEDGNKYYGIHVEFDLHYPLIDTLKLQVETKHIPLIKFVTSPPPLRIGQSVSLNCVANKSMAPVKVAWYREQKVLESGISEVVVTRNITSEDFGEYTCIAENHEGEDRKSVYLRAESEPTYGITTKIDQTAFHTHSEIEGSVKPSVFVVEGTFSRKTEGSIDGSLVAFIIALSVVIIFTGFGCFLRIKCKPMKENPERHQDRRRITAYSFTPEMDLSSEAAQGTVEERTSVLPAETHFGIEDTSFMAEQRETSIRNTESIYKKPRASQCLLLATFKPEMNPTALETKPYELPTGPKTCNSSEECERSDSSTARTCLSEHNLQPSAGFENTGSGRFSHGETQMVCSTRPRPKPRKKFNRKAPGTLPVECLRSNPLCDEAGVEHCARAKVSDQIDTDGSTPQTFREKTSYQNASLPKALCKNAAYQNSSQLLTAVQVESPYTLVFSNKKWEVPSDHLSLIERIGGGTFGEVWKGRGLDVCGTQGWSFVAVKMLKENFSKSDLTDLLSELDLLKKLKPHPNVIQLLGCLTKDVIRCEGRRTFKPPLVILEFVPHGDLLGFLKRSRGETDDYYDLKRKEIPRKISIQQLYKFASDIARGMEFISAHQLIHRDLAARNVLVGEGLRCKITDFGMARDLGRGEIYVRRSNGVVPVKWMAVESLTKQVFTIKSDVWSYGIVLYEIFTLGGNPYEGMSGEEVFQYVANGHRLRRTSKVSPELYDLMLQCWQEDPFRRPTFGAIASWTETLA; encoded by the exons ATGATATTTTGGtcaaaacttgttttgttaGCCTCCATGTTAATCATATCGAAAAAGATGGAGAGTTCAG GGAAACAGTCACAAAAATTGACATTAAAACCTGATGACCCCACGATCGTCTACAAAGGCGATAATGTTACTCTTGAGTGGCGCTATTACTATCCAAGTACAGGTTTTAAACTCATTGAGGTTTTCTTTGGTATTTGGACGAATCCTGTTTCAGCGGCAAGCTCAAAACTTATTGTCGTCAATAGCAGTGGCTTTGTTCAGTTCAGAAAGGAGTACAAGGCACGATTAAGTTGGAAAGGAAACATGACGTCTTCATTGGCTGTGTTTGTTCTTCACAATGTGCGGCCTGAAGATGGGAACAAGTATTACGGGATACATGTGGAGTTTGACTTACACTATCCACTCATCGATACACTAAAGCTTCAAGTGAAGGAAACAA GTAAAAAACAGAGATTTACTTTGAAACCCAGCAACCCAACAATAGTCTACAAGGGCCAGAATGTTTTTCTAGAATGGCGCTATCATCATCCGAGGCATATGAAGCttgttgaagttttttttggaatttggaCGAATCCTGTTTCAGCGGCCGACAAGAGTCTCGTTGCCGTCAACAGTAGTGGCGCTGTTGAAGTGAGAGAGGAGTATAAGTCACGATTAAGTTGGAAAGTGAACGTAACCTCTTCGGTGGCTGTGTTTGTTCTACACAATGTGCGACCTGAGGATGGGAACAAGTATTATGGGATACATGTGGAGTTTGACTTACACTATCCACTCATCGATACATTGAAGCTTCAGGTGGAAACAAAAC ATATTCCATTAATCAAGTTTGTCACATCTCCACCCCCGCTCAGGATAGGACAGTCTGTAAGCCTTAATTGTGTGGCAAACAAAAGTATGGCTCCTGTTAAAGTCGCGTGGTATAGGGaacaaaaagttttggaaagtgGCATTTCTGAGGTGGTAGTCACCCGCAACATCACATCCGAGGACTTTGGCGAGTATACATGTATCGCTGAAAACCACGAAGGAGAAGATAGAAAGAGTGTTTACCTTAGAG CAGAAAGTGAACCAACATATGGAATCACAACAAAAATTGATCAGACGGCCTTCCACACTCACTCAG AGATTGAAGGATCAGTAAAACCATCTGTCTTTGTTGTGGAAGGGACATTCTCACGGAAAACAGAAGGGTCGATCGATGGATCCTTGGTCGCTTTTATAATAGCACTCAGTGTCGTAATCATCTTTACTGGATTTGGTTGTTTCTTGCGAATAAAATGCAAGCCCATGAAGGAAAATCCTGAGA GACACCAAGACAGGAGAAG AATAACAGCTTATTCATTTACACCAGAAATGGATCTCTCGTCTGAAGCG GCCCAAGGTACTGTCGAAGAAAGAACTTCCGTTTTACCAGCAGAAACACATTTTGGTATAGAAGATACTTCGTTCATGGCAGAACAACGAGAGACATCGATACGAAACACAGAAAGCATCTACAAGAAGCCAAGAGCATCGCAATGTTTGTTGTTGGCAACATTTAAACCTGAAATGAACCCTACAGCTCTTGAAACTAAACCATACGAGTTACCAACAGGGCCTAAAACATGTAATTCTTCCGAGGAATGTGAAAGGAGTGATAGCTCAACTGCAAGAACTTGTCTTTCTGAACATAACCTTCAACCTTCAGCCGGTTTTGAAAACACAGGGAGTGGCAGATTCAGCCACGGAGAGACCCAGATGGTGTGCTCAACACGCCCCCGGCCTAAgccaaggaaaaaattcaatagAAAAGCACCAGGAACATTACCTGTGGAATGTCTGCGAAGCAACCCTTTGTGTGATGAAGCAGGAGTTGAACACTGCGCACGCGCCAAAGTATCAGATCAAATAGATACTGACGGCTCCACTCCTCAAACTTTCCGCGAAAAAACGTCCTATCAAAATGCAAGCTTGCCAAAAGCCCTTTGCAAGAACGCAGCATATCAAAATTCATCTCAGCTGCTAACAGCAGTTCAGGTGGAGTCACCATATACCCTCGTGTTCAGCAACAAAAAATGGGAAGTTCCAAGTGATCATTTGTCACTGATTGAGCGAATTGGCGGTGGCACATTTGGTGAAGTGTGGAAGGGTAGAGGACTGGATGTTTGTGGTACTCAAGGCTGGTCTTTTGTCGCTGTTAAAATGTTGAAGG AAAACTTCTCAAAATCAGACCTAACGGATTTGTTGTCTGAGCTGGACTTGCTGAAGAAACTGAAACCTCATCCTAACGTGATTCAACTTTTGGGCTGTTTAACCAAGGATGTTATTCGATGTGAAGGAAGGCGCACGTTCA AACCACCCCTTGTTATTCTGGAGTTTGTCCCTCACGGAGATCTTCTTGggtttttgaaaagaagtaGAGGGGAGACAGATGATTATTATgatttgaaaaggaaagaaattccaagaaaaatatccatacaacaACTTTATAAATTCGCGTCTGATATCGCGCGAGGAATGGAATTCATTTCAGCTCATCAG CTCATTCACCGAGACTTAGCAGCGAGAAACGTTTTAGTTGGAGAGGGTCTACGCTGTAAAATTACTGATTTTGGAATGGCGAGAGACCTGGGAAGAGGTGAAATATATGTCAGGAGGTCTAAT GGAGTTGTGCCGGTAAAGTGGATGGCAGTCGAGTCCTTGACAAAACAAGTTTTTACCATAAAAAGTGACGT GTGGAGTTACGGTATTGTTCTGTACGAGATTTTTACCCTCG GTGGAAACCCTTATGAGGGAATGTCGGGAGAAGAAGTCTTCCAGTACGTTGCAAATGGTCACAGGTTACGAAGGACCTCAAAAGTCAGCCCAGAATT ATATGACCTGATGCTGCAATGTTGGCAGGAGGACCCTTTCAGGCGTCCAACATTTGGCGCGATCGCATCTTGGACCGAAACTCTTGCTTAA
- the LOC131782821 gene encoding uncharacterized protein yields the protein MAISNASNVIGRFRKGEYRCYKDGFLTETECQEHYSLTVNASGDIIIVMRNISDPYFGSYLISVYRKSDDKIDTLWIKVYKKEFLLRDRSPTAMTPTVSLPHVSHTHTKDHVTTEENKPSEQPKSNGTVKNHICRPTLAFNGKEKAVQSGWRIPVLAISTGCLYRLLLIGVSWYKSTWENKI from the exons ATGGCAATCAGCAACGCTTCCAATGTTATCGGGAGATTTCGGAAGGGAGAATACCGCTGTTACAAAGATGGATTCCTCACAGAAACGGAATGTCAGGAACACTACTCACTGACTGTGAATGCATCTGGTGACATCattattgtaatgagaaatatCTCAGATCCTTATTTTGGAAGCTACCTAATATCTGTTTATCGTAAATCAGACGACAAAATAGACACCTTATGGATCAAAGTCTATAAGAAAG aatttttaCTGCGAGATAGGAGCCCAACTGCAATGACTCCAACGGTATCCCTGCCACATGTGTCACATACACATACAAAAGATCACGTCACCACCGAGGAGAATAAGCCCAGTGAACAGCCTAAGAGTAACGGTACAGTGAAAAACCACATTTGTCGGCCCA CTTTAGCTTTCAACGGAAAAGAAAAGGCTGTACAGAGTGGATGGCGTATACCTGTTCTGGCAATCTCCACTGGCTGTTTATACCGCTTGTTATTGATAGGGGTATCATGGTACAAGAGTAcatgggaaaataaaatttaa